From Halorientalis litorea:
CCGATGCGGTCACCGTCCAGACGGTCAACGGGACGACGGCCGACATCGACATCACCGTGCGGTACCGCGTCCAGCGTGACAACCCGTCCAGGTTTGTGTCGGAGTGGAGTACGGTCGGACAAGTCGAACAGCGACTCATCCGCCCCTCGGTTCGCTCGCGCCTCCGTGACGAGGCGGCCGGTATCCAGACCAGCGAGATATACACGCGGGACGGCCGCGAACGGCTTGGCATGGCCGCACAGGAGAAACTGGAGTCGGTCTTCGACGACGAAGCACTGGTCTTGGAGGAAGTCCAAGTGAGAGACGTGGACCTCCCGGACTCCTACGACCAAGCACTGAACGAGAAAGAAATCGCCAAACAGGAAGTGCAACAGAAGGAGTTCGAGATACAGCAGGCCAGACGCGAGAGAGAGCGCCGGGAGATACAGGCCGAGGCCGAAGCCCGTGTCATCGAGATACGGGGACAGGCACTCAGAGACAATCCAATCGTCCTCCGGCAGGACTACATCCGGGGTATCAGTGCTGCCGACAAGGTCATCCTCGCCACCGACGACGAGGGGACGCCGATAATCCTCCAGACCGACGCACAGGGTGGCGGTGGCGGGCAGACCGACGGAACGACCGGAACGACAGGGACGGACCTCAACATCACCACCGGTGACAACATCAACGCGACCGGTGGCGGATAGCCGGTCGTCCCACCTTCCCGTCTCTACTCGGTGAGCGCGCTCGGGTCGACGTTCTCTCGGGTCCACTCGTAGTGGTCCCGGAGGCGTGACTCGCCGGCGTCGGTCAGTTCGTACACGTCGCTCAGCCCCTCCGTTCGGGACGCGACGAACCCCTGTCGCTGTAGCGCGTCCAGCGCGCCGTAGAACTGCTTGGGGTCGATGCGGTCGTCGTAGTGGCGTTCCAGCCGCGTCTTCAACTTCTGTGCCGGGAGTTCGCCACCGTCGGCACCCGCGAGGAGAATGCAGACGTCTCGGCGGGTGCCGCTCTGGAGCCAGCGAGCCATGGGGACGATGGCCCCGGGCCGCTAACGGCTTT
This genomic window contains:
- a CDS encoding prohibitin family protein, which translates into the protein MADVPDPDDDFDLGDDSGSGPDIDVDARRYLRLAGIAIVGLFVVVVLLGGYHQVPEGHVGVQKSFGAVTGAELAPGAHIIVPIKDSVQDVEIRPRTYTMANQRGEGAEPQRADAVTVQTVNGTTADIDITVRYRVQRDNPSRFVSEWSTVGQVEQRLIRPSVRSRLRDEAAGIQTSEIYTRDGRERLGMAAQEKLESVFDDEALVLEEVQVRDVDLPDSYDQALNEKEIAKQEVQQKEFEIQQARRERERREIQAEAEARVIEIRGQALRDNPIVLRQDYIRGISAADKVILATDDEGTPIILQTDAQGGGGGQTDGTTGTTGTDLNITTGDNINATGGG
- a CDS encoding PadR family transcriptional regulator, which translates into the protein MARWLQSGTRRDVCILLAGADGGELPAQKLKTRLERHYDDRIDPKQFYGALDALQRQGFVASRTEGLSDVYELTDAGESRLRDHYEWTRENVDPSALTE